Proteins from a genomic interval of Rubinisphaera italica:
- the bioB gene encoding biotin synthase BioB — protein sequence MISQSQAISWNDLADSVLNGGTVDDATAHAILDCPNEELLGLLQAAFRVRHQYFGNQVQLYYLKNAKSGLCPEDCGYCSQSKVSDAPIEKYAWLNEEKLLAGARQAKENQAKTYCIVASGRGPTNREVEHVAKAAKRIKEELGMHLCCCLGLLKPEQAQILADAGVDRINHNLNTSRELYDKICTTHTYQDRIDTLKVAQAAGMELCSGIIVGMGETHDDLIRVTNELRELNVKSIPVNFLTSIEGTPLENVSELDPQQCLKALCLFRFTNPSTELRIAGGREIHLRTLQPFGLYPANSMFVSDYLTTKGQTPSEDYQIIKDLGFEVVTQGFESEKPTELV from the coding sequence ATGATTTCCCAATCTCAAGCGATTTCCTGGAACGACCTGGCAGACTCCGTCTTAAACGGTGGCACCGTCGATGATGCGACCGCCCATGCGATTCTGGATTGTCCGAATGAAGAACTGCTCGGATTATTGCAGGCCGCATTTCGCGTCCGACATCAATATTTTGGGAATCAGGTTCAGCTCTATTATCTGAAAAACGCCAAAAGCGGACTTTGTCCCGAAGATTGCGGCTACTGCTCGCAGTCGAAAGTGTCCGATGCTCCGATCGAAAAATATGCCTGGCTCAATGAAGAAAAATTATTAGCCGGGGCTCGTCAGGCAAAAGAAAATCAAGCCAAAACCTACTGCATTGTCGCCAGCGGACGCGGGCCGACGAATCGCGAAGTCGAGCATGTCGCCAAAGCCGCCAAGCGGATCAAAGAAGAATTGGGCATGCACTTGTGCTGCTGCCTCGGACTTTTGAAACCCGAACAGGCACAGATTCTCGCCGATGCCGGTGTCGATCGCATCAATCATAACCTGAATACCTCCCGCGAGTTGTACGACAAAATTTGTACAACACATACTTATCAGGATCGCATTGATACCTTGAAAGTTGCTCAGGCAGCCGGGATGGAATTATGCAGCGGAATTATCGTCGGCATGGGCGAAACTCATGATGATCTCATCCGCGTGACGAACGAACTTCGCGAACTGAATGTAAAATCAATACCCGTCAACTTCCTGACCTCGATCGAAGGCACGCCTCTCGAAAACGTGTCGGAACTCGACCCCCAGCAATGCCTGAAAGCCCTCTGCCTGTTCCGCTTCACAAATCCCTCGACGGAACTGAGAATCGCAGGCGGACGCGAAATTCATCTCCGCACCCTGCAGCCATTCGGTCTTTACCCCGCAAATTCGATGTTCGTGAGCGATTATCTGACAACCAAAGGTCAGACCCCCTCCGAAGATTACCAGATCATCAAAGATCTCGGCTTCGAAGTCGTGACTCAGGGATTTGAATCCGAAAAACCAACAGAGTTGGTCTGA
- a CDS encoding putative transporter yields MDLLNSLTPTSQSILVISLVATTGLALGSLKFRGIGLGSAGALFTGIAFAHYGVVIEPEILHFAKEFGLILFVFTIGIQLGPSIIDLWRHQGVRLNALAILIVLSGALLTVLMAFLLNIQGEAAAGLFSGATTNTPSLGAAQQVLAEQSTDAEGSSSLLALGYAVAYPGGIVGIIASILLLKRIFNIDLEAEKKQLIDQAPQAPPLERRNLLILNANLSGVPLGEIPGRQETHVMISRIWKKQEDVVHPAADETPVEVGDVILTVGTASELDRFQMIVGQVSDQNLMEARGDASWQRVIVTNKKILGDSLGELGLHQRYDVNATRLIRAGVEMVPNRATRLHFGDLLRIVGNTENLIQASRFLGNEPKELDHTQFIPFFVGLTVGVICGLIPISLPGLPVPVRLGLAGGPLLVAILFSLIGNLGTLVWYIPSNANHSIRELGIILFLVCVGLNAGGNFMETVLTSTGAIWLLAGIVITMVPLLITGLVARYWLRLNFLTLSGVIAGSMTDPPALAFASSLCQAEGASIAYAAVYPLAMMLRILVAQILVLLLCG; encoded by the coding sequence ATGGATTTGCTGAATTCGCTAACTCCGACGAGTCAATCCATACTCGTTATCTCACTTGTGGCAACAACCGGCTTGGCGCTTGGCAGTCTCAAGTTTCGTGGGATCGGCCTCGGCTCTGCCGGTGCCCTGTTCACTGGAATTGCCTTTGCCCATTATGGAGTGGTGATTGAACCAGAGATTCTGCATTTCGCGAAAGAGTTCGGTCTGATTCTGTTCGTGTTCACAATCGGAATCCAATTGGGTCCGAGTATTATTGATCTGTGGAGACATCAGGGAGTTCGTCTGAATGCCTTGGCGATTCTCATCGTATTGAGCGGAGCTTTGCTGACCGTTTTGATGGCATTTCTTCTCAATATCCAGGGAGAGGCAGCCGCCGGTTTGTTTTCCGGGGCAACGACAAACACTCCTTCACTGGGAGCGGCACAGCAGGTGCTTGCGGAACAGTCGACAGATGCGGAGGGTTCGAGCAGTCTCCTCGCTTTAGGGTATGCGGTAGCCTATCCTGGAGGCATCGTCGGCATCATCGCTTCGATTCTACTTCTCAAGCGGATATTTAATATCGATCTGGAGGCGGAGAAAAAGCAACTGATCGATCAAGCTCCACAAGCCCCTCCCCTGGAACGAAGAAATCTGTTGATTCTGAATGCAAACTTGAGCGGAGTACCTCTGGGAGAAATCCCCGGGCGTCAGGAAACGCATGTGATGATCTCGCGGATCTGGAAGAAGCAGGAAGATGTCGTTCATCCTGCGGCTGATGAGACACCGGTCGAAGTCGGAGATGTGATTCTGACGGTTGGAACGGCTTCCGAATTGGATCGCTTTCAGATGATCGTCGGACAGGTTTCCGATCAGAATTTGATGGAAGCCCGTGGCGATGCCAGCTGGCAACGAGTGATCGTCACCAATAAAAAAATTCTGGGAGATTCTTTAGGTGAGTTGGGTTTGCATCAGCGATATGACGTGAATGCCACGCGGTTGATTCGAGCCGGTGTAGAGATGGTCCCAAACAGAGCGACGCGACTCCACTTCGGCGATCTGCTACGTATCGTTGGGAATACAGAGAATCTCATACAGGCATCCCGTTTTCTCGGCAATGAACCCAAAGAACTGGACCATACTCAGTTCATTCCCTTTTTTGTCGGTCTGACCGTGGGCGTCATCTGTGGTTTGATTCCAATCAGCTTACCAGGATTGCCTGTGCCTGTTCGTCTTGGACTGGCCGGTGGTCCGCTGCTGGTAGCGATTTTGTTCAGTCTGATCGGAAACTTGGGCACTCTTGTCTGGTACATTCCCAGTAATGCGAATCATTCAATCCGCGAACTGGGAATCATCCTGTTTCTGGTCTGTGTTGGGCTCAATGCGGGCGGGAATTTTATGGAGACCGTGCTCACGTCAACAGGTGCAATTTGGTTGCTGGCTGGTATTGTGATCACAATGGTTCCGTTACTGATCACCGGTCTGGTCGCCCGTTATTGGCTCCGGCTCAATTTCCTGACACTCTCAGGCGTCATTGCCGGCAGCATGACTGACCCCCCTGCACTCGCATTTGCATCATCCTTATGCCAGGCCGAGGGGGCTTCGATCGCCTATGCTGCCGTCTACCCTCTGGCCATGATGTTAAGAATCCTTGTTGCCCAAATTCTTGTCTTGCTGTTGTGCGGGTAG
- a CDS encoding DUF423 domain-containing protein: MNRWGALGAVLAFWAVIFGAFAAHGLEDRFIKLYGDQPPKMVMGHPIPAAHKYLQDFKTGAEYQFWHAFGLLFIGAFYPHHSRRLLNAAGYFFVTGILLFSGCLYLLALLNQPWLGMIVPLGGLSFLIGWFLLAIGLCKSQEKEIVLNG, from the coding sequence ATGAATCGTTGGGGAGCCTTGGGAGCAGTTCTGGCATTTTGGGCCGTTATTTTTGGTGCCTTTGCTGCTCATGGTCTGGAAGATCGATTCATCAAGCTCTACGGAGACCAACCACCCAAAATGGTCATGGGGCACCCCATTCCTGCTGCTCACAAGTATCTGCAGGATTTCAAAACGGGAGCAGAATACCAGTTCTGGCATGCTTTCGGATTGCTGTTCATCGGTGCTTTTTATCCGCATCATTCGCGTCGGTTGCTCAATGCTGCAGGCTATTTCTTTGTCACTGGCATTCTGCTTTTTTCAGGATGTCTCTATCTGCTTGCTTTACTGAACCAGCCCTGGCTCGGCATGATTGTCCCGCTTGGAGGACTTTCATTTCTGATTGGCTGGTTTTTGCTGGCAATTGGGTTATGCAAGTCGCAGGAAAAAGAGATTGTTTTGAATGGATAA
- a CDS encoding ThuA domain-containing protein, which yields MLKIFMTAVFLIAALPLSVLAEPIELSLRSQQETKAGSGRYHQTVHAETWQPEQTALILCDVWDSHTCQNAVLRLEQIVPRLNEVVQQARANGVTIIHAPSGCMDNYADHKARQRAATLAKVEQIPEEINKWCYQIPAEEAGVYPIDQTDGGNDDTPEQKSKWIKQLNAEGRNPKRPWKKEHPGIEIDAEQDFISDRGDEVWSILESRGIKNVMIAGVHTNMCVLGRPFGLRQMARNGKNAVLIRDLTDTMYNPASAPYVSHFTGTDLIISHIERFVCPTISSDQLIGGVPVRFENDKRPHLVMVIAEDEYDTAESLPPYAKEELGKDFRVSYAFAAEEDRNLIPGIEKLKEADIALISVRRRVLPKDDMQIVRDYVASGKPVVGIRTASHAFYIKKAPPEGYGDWETFDQDVFGGNYHNHYKNDLKSSVRIAQDVEHPILKGIDRSLIFPQGWSLYKVMPLAEGTTPLMFAKIEGYPEEPVAWTFKRKDGGRSFYTSLGNVDDFKQPAFRTMLKNGLHWAVEKSVPDSEVQ from the coding sequence ATGCTGAAAATTTTCATGACGGCCGTCTTTCTAATCGCGGCTCTACCTCTTTCTGTTCTCGCCGAGCCTATTGAACTTTCGTTGCGGTCTCAGCAGGAAACGAAAGCGGGGAGCGGGCGATATCATCAGACGGTTCATGCCGAAACCTGGCAGCCTGAGCAGACGGCTCTGATTTTGTGCGATGTCTGGGATTCGCACACCTGTCAGAATGCAGTTTTGCGTCTCGAACAGATTGTCCCCCGACTCAATGAAGTCGTTCAGCAGGCTCGTGCAAATGGCGTGACGATCATTCATGCTCCAAGTGGTTGCATGGATAACTATGCCGATCACAAGGCTCGGCAACGGGCTGCCACTCTGGCGAAAGTTGAGCAGATTCCTGAAGAGATCAACAAATGGTGCTATCAGATTCCAGCCGAGGAAGCCGGGGTTTATCCGATCGATCAAACCGATGGCGGGAATGACGACACTCCCGAGCAAAAATCCAAGTGGATCAAACAACTCAATGCGGAAGGTCGCAATCCGAAGCGTCCCTGGAAGAAAGAACATCCGGGAATTGAAATCGATGCCGAGCAGGATTTCATTTCGGATCGTGGGGATGAAGTCTGGAGTATTCTGGAAAGTCGCGGCATCAAAAATGTGATGATTGCTGGCGTGCATACCAATATGTGTGTGCTTGGTCGACCATTCGGTTTACGTCAAATGGCCCGCAATGGCAAGAACGCCGTGCTGATTCGCGATTTGACTGACACCATGTACAACCCAGCTTCTGCTCCCTATGTGAGTCACTTTACGGGCACGGATCTGATCATCTCCCACATTGAACGGTTCGTTTGCCCGACGATTTCGAGTGATCAATTGATTGGGGGTGTTCCTGTTCGCTTTGAGAATGATAAACGGCCGCATCTGGTTATGGTGATCGCTGAAGATGAATACGATACGGCAGAATCATTACCTCCATACGCGAAGGAAGAACTGGGCAAAGACTTTCGTGTCAGTTATGCGTTTGCTGCGGAAGAGGACCGCAATCTGATTCCCGGCATCGAGAAATTGAAAGAAGCCGACATCGCTTTGATTTCTGTTCGCCGTCGTGTGCTGCCTAAAGATGACATGCAGATTGTGCGGGATTATGTCGCGAGTGGAAAACCGGTAGTCGGCATTCGGACGGCCAGTCATGCGTTTTACATCAAGAAAGCCCCCCCTGAGGGATACGGCGACTGGGAAACTTTCGATCAGGACGTTTTCGGCGGCAACTATCACAACCATTACAAAAACGATTTGAAATCATCCGTCCGAATCGCTCAGGATGTCGAGCATCCGATTTTGAAAGGCATCGATCGTAGTCTGATCTTTCCTCAAGGCTGGTCTCTCTACAAAGTGATGCCCCTGGCTGAGGGAACGACTCCACTCATGTTTGCGAAAATCGAAGGCTATCCCGAAGAACCGGTCGCCTGGACATTCAAGCGAAAAGACGGCGGACGATCTTTCTACACCTCACTCGGCAATGTCGACGACTTCAAGCAGCCTGCGTTTCGGACAATGTTGAAGAATGGATTGCATTGGGCGGTGGAGAAATCGGTTCCGGATTCTGAAGTGCAGTGA
- a CDS encoding peptidylprolyl isomerase, with protein MSKNYRADVDAAIAEMDFDKNNYQIEFDTTAGKILLDMWLDVAPGHCKNILGLTKIGFYDGIIAHRVIPDFVVQIGCPNGTGTGGPGYTIPQEFNDKPHEAGVLSMARTSDPNSAGSQFFICLGRVPHLDNQYTVFGKTADQDSLDVVLKIGGVETNSADKPLEEVKIKSSRVIETAK; from the coding sequence ATGAGTAAAAATTACCGGGCCGATGTAGACGCCGCGATCGCGGAGATGGATTTCGACAAGAACAATTATCAAATCGAATTCGATACCACAGCCGGCAAAATCCTGCTCGATATGTGGCTGGATGTCGCTCCAGGTCACTGCAAAAACATTCTCGGCCTGACAAAAATCGGCTTTTACGATGGCATCATCGCTCATCGAGTGATTCCCGATTTCGTCGTTCAGATTGGCTGCCCAAACGGCACAGGAACAGGTGGGCCGGGCTATACCATTCCTCAGGAATTCAACGACAAACCCCACGAAGCCGGTGTTTTGTCGATGGCCCGCACGAGCGATCCGAACTCTGCCGGTTCTCAATTCTTCATCTGCCTGGGACGAGTTCCCCATCTGGATAACCAGTATACCGTTTTTGGAAAAACAGCAGACCAGGATTCTCTGGATGTCGTCCTGAAAATCGGTGGCGTCGAAACCAACTCTGCCGATAAGCCTCTCGAAGAGGTGAAAATCAAATCGAGCCGCGTGATTGAAACGGCGAAGTAA
- a CDS encoding group I truncated hemoglobin: protein MNSNEETLYYRLGGSKEIRQIIDDMYDLVLADPLLSGFFENVDMPKQRQMQSEFIAAALGGPEKYGGLDLPYAHAGRGITSKHLTAFVGHLLTVLENRGVSDNDIHGVVSRINTYANDITGATSSDG, encoded by the coding sequence ATGAATTCCAACGAAGAGACGCTGTATTATCGACTTGGAGGATCCAAAGAAATCCGGCAGATTATCGACGACATGTACGATCTTGTTTTAGCAGATCCGCTGTTAAGTGGTTTTTTTGAAAACGTCGACATGCCGAAGCAGCGCCAGATGCAATCTGAGTTTATCGCTGCTGCACTCGGGGGGCCGGAAAAATATGGCGGGCTCGATCTCCCCTACGCCCATGCCGGACGGGGCATCACTTCAAAACACCTGACCGCTTTTGTAGGACATTTACTCACGGTTCTGGAAAATCGCGGTGTTTCCGACAATGACATTCATGGTGTAGTGAGTCGGATTAATACCTACGCGAACGACATCACCGGAGCGACCTCTTCGGACGGTTAA
- a CDS encoding sugar phosphate isomerase/epimerase family protein, with protein sequence MTDVWPIGVFTSIDAGFGVHLDVVSELGIPTIQIHTPHADQRTPARAKEFLAQCQAAGITVTCVFCGFSNESYADIATTAKTVGLVPEVTRQERAIDAQLTAEFARELGCDTLGMHIGFVPEDRNSESYRDLIAVTQALLDELEEHGQKLHLETGQETAVHLLSFLSDVNRKNIFINFDPANMILYGTGDPIEALKKVAPHVRSVHCKDAVWAENEEDRGTAWGSEVALGKGDVNMKEYLTTLKEIGYKGPLTIERELSEDRAQQKIDVGEAVSLLESLRAELWS encoded by the coding sequence ATGACGGATGTTTGGCCGATTGGTGTGTTTACTTCTATTGATGCCGGTTTCGGTGTGCACCTGGATGTGGTTTCCGAATTGGGGATTCCGACGATTCAAATTCATACCCCCCATGCCGACCAGCGGACTCCTGCCCGGGCGAAAGAGTTCCTGGCTCAATGTCAGGCTGCCGGCATTACAGTAACCTGCGTCTTCTGTGGATTCTCGAACGAGAGTTACGCCGATATCGCCACGACTGCCAAGACTGTCGGACTGGTTCCGGAAGTAACGCGACAGGAACGTGCGATCGATGCTCAACTGACGGCTGAATTCGCCCGCGAACTCGGTTGCGATACACTCGGCATGCATATTGGCTTTGTGCCGGAAGATCGGAATTCGGAATCGTATCGCGATTTGATTGCCGTCACTCAGGCGTTGCTCGATGAACTCGAAGAGCATGGCCAGAAACTGCATCTGGAAACCGGTCAGGAAACAGCCGTGCATTTGCTCAGTTTTCTGAGCGATGTGAATCGCAAAAACATCTTCATCAATTTCGATCCGGCCAACATGATTCTCTACGGCACAGGCGATCCGATCGAAGCTCTCAAGAAAGTTGCCCCGCACGTTCGCAGCGTCCATTGCAAGGATGCTGTCTGGGCAGAAAACGAAGAAGATCGCGGCACAGCCTGGGGAAGTGAAGTCGCTCTTGGCAAGGGCGATGTCAATATGAAAGAGTATCTCACGACTCTCAAAGAAATCGGCTACAAAGGCCCGCTCACCATTGAACGCGAACTTTCCGAAGACCGCGCTCAACAGAAAATCGACGTCGGCGAAGCGGTTTCGCTGCTTGAATCACTTCGCGCAGAATTGTGGTCGTAA
- a CDS encoding PQQ-like beta-propeller repeat protein, which yields MRLLSQFSAVLSISCCCLIAISANSACAADWNQWRGPDRTGYVATTPAVISELPALGLTPTWITDSIPSAKGGGWGSPVVADGKVYLFAHKKELVGDPPGEKQFPYLSPEKRTPLSDEEYAEYEKNRRAEDAERAKAYEFREFVLAYDALTGQEEWVNQSESTYTRFPQSGCPTIVAGKLLILGAGRTARCLDAKTGEQLWETKLPGEFSDEFYQASVLVVDQIAVFNATHLFGLDLNSGSIVWSGDPEQTKSKHASPAAWTHQGKNYVISIGNGGDAVCLNPQTGEVIWKVAAEGGSASPVVTGDKLLIYGNSRKKGLACFKMTPQEADQVWVFQRVTDKGSTPIVANGAVYVQGERKLACVDLETGQQMWMANLDMENPQWGSPIAAGDIGFYAYDGILGFSLNPDEFVTRFDAKIDKNHLLAPTSHFRELYQMDSNDLDAEARKKALKDYQQNVGRHGPLKCATPAFADGFLYLRLSDRLVCYDLRAASQQVSQR from the coding sequence ATGCGGCTACTTTCTCAATTCTCTGCGGTTCTGAGCATTTCCTGCTGTTGTTTGATTGCGATCTCTGCGAATTCAGCCTGTGCAGCCGACTGGAATCAATGGCGGGGACCTGACCGGACTGGCTATGTTGCGACTACCCCTGCTGTAATCTCTGAATTACCGGCTCTGGGGTTAACACCGACTTGGATTACCGACTCGATTCCTTCTGCCAAAGGCGGCGGCTGGGGATCTCCTGTGGTGGCGGATGGTAAGGTCTATCTGTTTGCCCATAAGAAAGAACTGGTGGGGGATCCGCCGGGAGAGAAACAGTTTCCGTATTTGTCACCTGAAAAGCGAACACCTCTTTCTGATGAAGAATATGCAGAATACGAAAAGAATCGCCGAGCCGAGGATGCCGAGCGGGCCAAGGCTTATGAGTTTCGTGAATTTGTGCTGGCTTACGATGCATTGACTGGTCAGGAAGAGTGGGTCAACCAGAGTGAATCGACCTATACCCGATTTCCCCAATCGGGATGTCCAACGATCGTGGCCGGGAAATTATTAATTCTCGGAGCAGGTCGGACGGCTCGATGTCTTGATGCGAAAACTGGTGAGCAACTCTGGGAAACTAAACTGCCCGGCGAGTTCAGCGACGAATTTTACCAGGCTTCGGTTCTGGTGGTCGATCAAATCGCTGTATTTAATGCGACGCATTTATTCGGGCTGGATCTCAACTCTGGATCCATCGTCTGGTCAGGAGATCCCGAGCAGACGAAAAGTAAACACGCTTCGCCGGCCGCCTGGACACATCAGGGAAAGAACTATGTGATTTCTATTGGCAATGGCGGCGATGCGGTTTGCTTGAATCCACAAACTGGCGAAGTGATTTGGAAAGTCGCTGCGGAGGGCGGAAGTGCTTCGCCCGTTGTTACAGGTGACAAGTTGCTGATTTATGGCAATAGCCGCAAGAAGGGGCTGGCCTGCTTTAAGATGACGCCTCAGGAAGCGGATCAAGTATGGGTCTTTCAGCGAGTGACCGACAAAGGGAGTACGCCGATTGTTGCCAATGGAGCCGTCTACGTGCAGGGGGAACGCAAACTGGCTTGTGTGGATCTGGAAACGGGTCAGCAAATGTGGATGGCGAATCTCGATATGGAAAATCCGCAATGGGGTTCACCCATTGCAGCGGGGGATATTGGATTTTACGCCTACGATGGCATACTGGGATTCTCCTTGAACCCAGATGAATTCGTAACCCGGTTCGATGCCAAGATCGACAAGAATCATCTGCTGGCGCCGACGAGTCATTTTCGAGAGCTTTATCAGATGGACAGCAACGACCTCGATGCCGAGGCTCGTAAGAAAGCGTTGAAGGACTATCAGCAAAACGTCGGACGGCACGGTCCTCTCAAATGCGCCACCCCAGCATTTGCGGATGGATTTCTGTATCTGCGATTGAGTGATCGACTCGTCTGTTACGATTTGAGGGCTGCATCACAACAGGTTTCGCAGAGGTGA
- a CDS encoding helix-turn-helix transcriptional regulator, with product MDPTLISGTLELMILEVLANSPSYGYEITQSVKIRSGERFLLKEGSLYPGLHRLERKKMLESFWQQVEGRKRKYYRITALGQKELAQKRKTWSEFSAGIQGILGANCGLA from the coding sequence ATGGATCCCACACTCATTTCCGGCACCCTCGAATTAATGATTCTGGAAGTGCTGGCCAATTCGCCGAGCTACGGGTACGAAATTACCCAGTCGGTCAAAATCCGCTCGGGCGAGCGGTTTCTGCTCAAAGAGGGAAGTTTGTATCCCGGCCTGCACAGGCTGGAACGTAAAAAAATGCTGGAGTCGTTCTGGCAGCAGGTCGAGGGCCGCAAGCGAAAATACTATCGCATCACGGCTCTCGGTCAGAAAGAACTCGCACAGAAGAGAAAGACGTGGTCAGAATTCTCTGCGGGCATTCAAGGAATTCTGGGGGCCAATTGTGGACTGGCATGA
- the tatC gene encoding twin-arginine translocase subunit TatC — protein sequence MALRSKDLFDDSSMSFGDHLEELRYYLIRALLGVILVSIFTLIFGNKLVALVRSPIDRALIRHGLGEHRIDDLGDDSFIERFVSWTTSLTEGKKKTEEELEEEATGIPRANARLNGPQIDVQIPQADLLNALHKADPGKFPTPVGTSSTDPKAKPAEITLRIRAPEFSIFREVVKKTNRPVTLNVQEAFLTYVKVALVSGVVLSSPWIFFNAWMFVASGLYPHERKFVYLYGSLSLVLFLIGAVFCFYVVFPFILEFLLSFNAWLDVQPQIRLSEWVSFAVFLPLMFGISFQLPLVMVFLNRLNIFTETVYREQRRMAILVIAGLSMILTPSDPASMLLMMFPLIFLYEFGIYLCKLNPAANPFEREGELST from the coding sequence ATGGCACTCCGATCCAAAGACCTGTTTGACGACTCCAGCATGAGCTTCGGGGATCACCTCGAAGAGCTGCGCTATTATTTGATACGAGCATTGCTCGGCGTGATTCTCGTTTCGATTTTTACGCTCATTTTCGGAAACAAGCTCGTCGCACTGGTCCGCAGTCCGATCGATCGAGCCTTGATCCGACACGGTCTCGGCGAACACCGGATTGATGATCTCGGCGATGACTCATTCATCGAACGCTTTGTCAGCTGGACGACATCGCTCACCGAAGGCAAGAAGAAAACTGAGGAAGAGCTTGAAGAAGAAGCGACGGGGATCCCCCGAGCCAATGCCCGATTGAACGGCCCGCAAATTGATGTGCAAATTCCTCAAGCCGACCTGCTGAACGCACTTCACAAAGCCGATCCAGGAAAATTCCCAACTCCCGTAGGGACATCGTCCACAGACCCTAAAGCCAAACCTGCAGAAATCACCCTCCGAATTCGCGCACCCGAGTTCTCAATTTTTCGAGAAGTGGTCAAGAAAACCAATCGACCAGTCACCCTGAATGTACAGGAAGCCTTTTTAACGTATGTGAAAGTGGCCCTGGTCTCTGGGGTTGTGCTCTCCAGTCCCTGGATTTTCTTCAACGCCTGGATGTTCGTCGCTTCCGGTTTATACCCGCACGAACGCAAATTTGTTTATCTCTACGGCTCCCTCAGTCTGGTGCTTTTCTTAATCGGAGCGGTATTCTGTTTTTACGTCGTCTTCCCGTTCATCCTGGAATTCCTACTCAGCTTTAATGCCTGGCTGGACGTCCAACCTCAGATTCGGCTTTCGGAATGGGTTTCATTTGCGGTCTTCCTGCCGCTGATGTTCGGCATCAGTTTCCAGTTACCACTCGTCATGGTTTTCCTGAACCGTCTGAACATCTTCACCGAAACCGTTTACCGCGAACAGCGCCGCATGGCGATTCTGGTGATCGCTGGTCTTTCCATGATTCTCACACCCTCCGACCCGGCCAGCATGTTACTGATGATGTTCCCGCTGATATTCCTCTACGAATTCGGGATTTATCTCTGCAAATTAAATCCTGCTGCCAATCCCTTCGAACGGGAAGGCGAACTTTCCACTTGA